The following proteins are co-located in the Clostridiales bacterium genome:
- a CDS encoding signal recognition particle protein, with translation MAFEGLSEKLQGVFKKLKGKGILSEADINEAMREVKLALLEADVNFKVVKQFVDSVKEKALGQDVLASLTPAQQVIKIVNDELVSLMGGTNSKLTYSPRGFTVILMAGLQGTGKTTTCGKLANYLKKNGKRPMLAACDVYRPAAIDQLEIVGKTVGVPVFTMRDCNEPEVIAEKAMKEAEYKGHDVLILDTSGRLHIDDELMDELVRIKQRTKPHEILLVVDAMTGQDAVNAATGFNERLGIDGIIMTKLDGDTRGGAALSAKTVTGKPIKFIGMGEKFDALEPFHPERMASRILGMGDMMSLIEKAQENYDEEKAAELEKKMKKNEFTLEDFLDQMGQIRKMGGLAKIMDMLPGMGGKAMQEVDLEGGEKEFSQMEAIIQSMTKAERKDPSLLNASRRKRIAAGSGQPVSKINNLIKRYEEARKMMKQFSNAPKFKRNRMFKGF, from the coding sequence ATGGCATTTGAAGGACTATCGGAAAAACTGCAGGGAGTCTTTAAAAAACTAAAGGGCAAAGGAATTCTCTCAGAAGCGGATATCAATGAAGCAATGAGAGAGGTTAAGCTGGCACTGCTGGAAGCTGACGTAAACTTTAAAGTCGTCAAACAGTTCGTTGACAGCGTCAAGGAAAAAGCTCTGGGTCAGGATGTATTGGCCAGTCTGACGCCTGCACAGCAGGTAATCAAAATCGTAAACGACGAGCTGGTTTCCCTTATGGGTGGGACAAACAGCAAGCTGACATATTCGCCAAGAGGATTTACCGTCATTTTAATGGCTGGTCTGCAGGGTACCGGTAAGACCACAACCTGCGGAAAACTTGCAAACTACCTAAAGAAAAATGGAAAAAGACCAATGCTGGCAGCGTGTGATGTATACAGACCCGCAGCCATTGATCAGCTGGAGATTGTAGGAAAAACCGTAGGCGTTCCAGTGTTCACCATGAGGGATTGCAATGAGCCTGAAGTGATCGCAGAAAAAGCCATGAAGGAAGCAGAATACAAAGGCCATGACGTGCTGATCCTGGATACATCGGGCAGACTTCATATCGATGATGAACTGATGGATGAGCTTGTCAGGATCAAGCAAAGAACCAAGCCCCATGAGATTCTTCTTGTAGTAGATGCCATGACCGGTCAGGATGCGGTAAATGCTGCAACTGGGTTTAATGAAAGGCTGGGCATTGACGGGATCATCATGACGAAGCTGGACGGTGATACCCGAGGTGGTGCCGCATTGTCGGCAAAGACCGTTACAGGCAAGCCCATTAAATTTATCGGTATGGGTGAAAAGTTCGACGCACTGGAACCATTCCATCCGGAGCGTATGGCATCCCGAATTCTGGGAATGGGCGATATGATGAGCCTGATTGAAAAGGCTCAGGAAAATTATGACGAAGAGAAAGCGGCTGAACTCGAAAAGAAGATGAAGAAAAACGAGTTCACGCTGGAAGACTTTCTGGATCAGATGGGACAAATCCGAAAGATGGGCGGACTCGCGAAGATTATGGATATGCTCCCGGGTATGGGTGGAAAAGCTATGCAGGAAGTCGATCTGGAAGGCGGAGAAAAAGAGTTTTCTCAGATGGAAGCCATCATTCAGTCCATGACGAAAGCGGAGCGAAAAGATCCGTCTCTCCTCAACGCCAGCAGAAGGAAGCGGATTGCAGCGGGAAGCGGCCAGCCGGTCAGCAAGATCAACAATCTGATCAAACGGTATGAGGAAGCGAGGAAGATGATGAAACAATTTTCCAACGCACCAAAATTCAAAAGAAACCGCATGTTTAAAGGTTTTTAG
- a CDS encoding YlxM family DNA-binding protein — protein sequence MFDKMIEISMLYDFYGQLLTAKQQEILKLYHEDNYSLSEIAEEFGISRQGVHDAVKKAEKALHEYENKLGLVKKFMDTEDAIAAIDSQLDELIKENDGNEGLRSKLMDLKSIIDRINE from the coding sequence ATGTTTGATAAGATGATAGAAATTAGTATGCTATATGATTTTTATGGTCAGTTGCTCACTGCAAAGCAGCAGGAAATACTGAAACTTTACCATGAAGATAATTACTCCCTGTCGGAGATTGCAGAAGAGTTTGGCATCAGCAGGCAAGGGGTTCATGACGCAGTGAAAAAAGCTGAAAAAGCGTTGCATGAATATGAAAATAAACTTGGTCTGGTGAAAAAATTCATGGATACAGAAGATGCGATAGCAGCCATTGACTCACAACTCGATGAGTTGATCAAAGAAAACGATGGAAATGAAGGGCTGCGGTCAAAGCTGATGGATCTTAAGTCCATCATCGACCGAATTAATGAATGA
- a CDS encoding KH domain-containing protein, whose protein sequence is MVELVEAIAKSLVDNPDAVEVKEVEGRQAIVIELKVAPDDMGKVIGKQGRIAKALRTVVKAAATKANKKVVVEIVQ, encoded by the coding sequence ATGGTAGAACTGGTTGAAGCTATTGCAAAATCACTTGTTGATAATCCTGATGCGGTAGAAGTTAAAGAGGTCGAAGGTAGACAGGCAATTGTTATCGAATTGAAGGTTGCCCCGGATGATATGGGTAAGGTAATCGGCAAGCAAGGGAGAATCGCCAAAGCGCTTCGTACCGTCGTAAAAGCCGCAGCGACCAAAGCAAATAAAAAAGTGGTAGTAGAAATCGTTCAATAA
- a CDS encoding YggS family pyridoxal phosphate-dependent enzyme, with protein MGIRENIEEINKIKEDTSIKAGKKPGEVLLIAVTKTRSSEEINEAIEAGITDIGENKVQEILDKYDSVKPVRWHMIGHLQTNKVKYIIDKVSLIHSVDSFRLAEEINKRAEQRQIIMDILVQVNSAQEESKFGITSAETGELIESILENCPHIRIRGLMCIAPFEDNPEDVRIYFREVKELFDKYAKHSHAGIDFQYLSMGMSHDFEAAIHEGSNMIRVGTAIFGERNYNKQI; from the coding sequence ATGGGAATCAGGGAAAATATCGAAGAAATAAACAAGATCAAAGAAGATACGTCAATCAAGGCCGGAAAAAAGCCAGGAGAGGTTCTTCTGATTGCGGTAACAAAAACAAGATCTTCAGAGGAGATCAACGAAGCCATTGAAGCAGGGATCACAGATATCGGAGAAAATAAGGTTCAGGAGATTCTGGATAAATATGATTCTGTTAAGCCTGTTCGCTGGCATATGATTGGACATTTACAAACAAATAAGGTAAAATATATTATCGATAAGGTATCCTTGATACACTCTGTCGATTCCTTCCGCTTGGCTGAGGAAATCAACAAACGTGCAGAGCAGAGGCAGATTATAATGGATATTCTGGTTCAGGTAAATTCTGCGCAGGAGGAAAGCAAATTTGGAATTACCTCTGCGGAAACGGGAGAACTGATCGAATCAATCCTTGAAAACTGTCCTCATATCAGGATCAGAGGCTTGATGTGTATTGCGCCGTTTGAGGATAATCCTGAGGATGTTAGGATTTACTTCAGGGAGGTTAAAGAGCTCTTTGATAAATATGCGAAGCATTCGCATGCAGGTATCGATTTCCAATATCTCTCTATGGGAATGTCCCATGATTTTGAAGCAGCAATCCATGAGGGATCCAATATGATCCGTGTGGGAACGGCAATCTTCGGGGAACGAAATTATAATAAACAAATATAA
- the rpsP gene encoding 30S ribosomal protein S16, which yields MAVKIRLKRMGAHKKPFYRVVVADSRSPRDGKFIEEIGYYNPLTEPADVKIDSEKAKKWISNGAQPTDTVKSLFKRSGIIG from the coding sequence ATGGCAGTAAAAATTAGACTGAAGAGAATGGGAGCACACAAGAAGCCTTTTTATAGAGTAGTAGTAGCAGATTCCCGTTCACCAAGAGATGGAAAGTTTATTGAGGAGATAGGTTACTATAATCCTTTGACTGAACCGGCTGATGTTAAAATCGATAGCGAAAAGGCTAAGAAATGGATTTCAAACGGAGCTCAACCTACCGATACTGTAAAGAGTCTTTTCAAAAGATCAGGAATTATAGGATAA
- a CDS encoding MATE family efflux transporter → MKSTQFKNVLKIVIPTVFSQCAIFLFTIVDGIFVGRGVGTDALGAVNMALPFMMIIAAAYLLTTIGGVTIVAIRIGRKDIDGANQVFMHALCLTALLSAIFMIIGTVFNEVLVSALGATGVYHDMVSEYIFWCSIFTIPSAMSIILQGFGRNDNAAVLVMIATIASTVCNVFLDWLFVFPLQRGLAGAAIATGISQLLSFVIITMHFIRKRGDLRIGNFKVDGVLVKKILTRGLPEMLSQLTTPIMTICMNAVVLRYIGNNGINAYSVISYISSFTFAIVLGVAEGMQPLFGQSYGEQNEQDIKYYFRVGRIISFVGSALIYFVTFFVGANICRLFGADTVATEMSVVAMPKYGWMFLFAALNTMIAAYLYSTKRTKEAVLLNILRGFVFLPACIWGVSIASNGALVWFTVGIAEILSLIAGTVIVKHSERNGLTF, encoded by the coding sequence ATGAAATCAACTCAATTCAAAAATGTACTTAAAATCGTAATACCAACGGTTTTTAGCCAATGTGCCATTTTCCTCTTTACCATAGTTGATGGTATTTTTGTAGGTCGCGGCGTTGGAACAGACGCTTTGGGCGCTGTGAATATGGCGCTGCCTTTTATGATGATTATTGCTGCGGCCTATTTGTTGACTACAATCGGCGGCGTCACAATTGTCGCCATCAGAATAGGTCGGAAAGATATTGATGGTGCAAATCAAGTGTTCATGCACGCATTATGCCTGACCGCACTATTATCTGCTATATTTATGATTATCGGCACCGTATTTAATGAGGTGCTTGTATCAGCATTAGGTGCTACCGGCGTTTATCATGATATGGTATCAGAGTATATTTTTTGGTGCAGTATCTTTACCATTCCCTCTGCGATGTCAATTATCTTGCAAGGTTTTGGAAGAAATGATAATGCTGCTGTACTGGTGATGATAGCCACAATCGCCAGTACCGTATGTAATGTCTTTCTCGACTGGCTTTTTGTATTTCCGCTGCAAAGAGGGCTTGCGGGCGCAGCCATAGCAACGGGTATTTCTCAACTCCTATCTTTTGTTATTATTACCATGCACTTTATTCGCAAGCGCGGGGATTTGAGAATAGGCAATTTTAAAGTTGATGGTGTTTTAGTAAAAAAAATTCTGACCCGCGGCTTGCCGGAAATGCTCTCACAACTTACCACCCCTATTATGACAATATGTATGAACGCTGTAGTTTTAAGATATATTGGTAACAATGGAATCAATGCTTATTCCGTTATTAGCTATATCTCATCGTTTACTTTTGCAATCGTCCTTGGTGTTGCAGAAGGTATGCAGCCTTTGTTCGGACAAAGCTATGGTGAACAGAATGAGCAGGATATAAAGTATTACTTTCGTGTAGGCCGTATTATTAGTTTTGTGGGAAGTGCATTGATTTATTTCGTTACCTTTTTTGTCGGAGCAAATATTTGCAGGCTGTTTGGTGCGGATACTGTCGCAACGGAAATGTCGGTAGTAGCAATGCCAAAATACGGTTGGATGTTTCTTTTTGCGGCGCTTAACACCATGATTGCCGCCTATCTCTACTCTACAAAGAGAACAAAAGAAGCAGTTTTGCTAAACATTTTGCGTGGGTTTGTGTTTTTACCTGCCTGTATTTGGGGTGTTTCTATTGCTTCTAATGGTGCGTTGGTATGGTTTACAGTCGGTATTGCAGAAATCCTTTCTCTGATAGCCGGAACCGTTATTGTAAAGCACTCTGAACGAAATGGCTTGACTTTTTGA
- the trmD gene encoding tRNA (guanosine(37)-N1)-methyltransferase TrmD — translation MKIDVLTLFPEMFRPVTEESILGRAKENGILDVRLTNIRDFSQSKHKKADDYPFGGGAGMVMLADPIFRALEHVEAKEKKILYMSPRGRLLDKELVGELSQRSELVILCGHYEGIDQRIIDHWEMEEVSVGDYILTGGELPAMIVIDAVARMIPEVLGSSNAHYEESIYSGLLEYPQYTKPREYAGMEVPEVLVSGNHKLIHLWQFEKSLELTRQRRPDLWEAYVRAEKNLTKDEKKILQKMLESSDG, via the coding sequence ATGAAAATTGATGTTTTAACATTATTTCCGGAGATGTTTCGGCCGGTTACGGAAGAAAGTATCCTAGGAAGAGCTAAAGAAAATGGAATCTTGGATGTCCGGCTGACAAATATCAGAGACTTCAGTCAGAGCAAGCATAAAAAGGCTGATGATTACCCCTTTGGGGGCGGTGCTGGTATGGTGATGCTTGCGGATCCGATTTTTCGGGCACTGGAGCATGTGGAAGCTAAAGAAAAGAAAATCCTTTACATGTCGCCTAGAGGAAGACTGCTGGACAAAGAACTTGTTGGTGAACTGTCCCAGCGTTCGGAGCTGGTAATTTTATGCGGCCATTATGAGGGAATCGATCAAAGAATTATCGATCATTGGGAGATGGAAGAGGTTTCCGTGGGAGATTATATCCTAACAGGAGGGGAGCTGCCCGCTATGATCGTCATCGATGCGGTAGCTCGGATGATCCCTGAGGTCCTTGGAAGCAGCAATGCGCACTATGAGGAATCCATCTATTCGGGCCTTTTGGAATATCCACAGTACACAAAACCAAGAGAATATGCAGGCATGGAAGTTCCCGAGGTGCTTGTTTCCGGAAATCATAAGCTGATTCACCTCTGGCAGTTTGAAAAGTCTCTGGAACTGACGAGACAGCGTCGTCCAGACCTTTGGGAAGCCTATGTAAGGGCAGAGAAAAATTTAACAAAAGACGAAAAAAAAATCCTGCAGAAAATGCTGGAATCCTCTGACGGATGA
- the rimM gene encoding 16S rRNA processing protein RimM, with protein sequence MEKIKIGQVVNVVGLKGELKVYHYSDYKERFEELSEIYLDQKLVKIEGVRYMKDMVILKLAGIGDRTEAEKHKGKDLLIEKKDVRVLPEDTYYIYDLIGLAVQDESGASLGSLCDVIQNSSQDLYEIKKEDGNKFMIPAVEEFILKIDMENRVMTVRLIEGLLEL encoded by the coding sequence ATGGAAAAGATTAAAATTGGACAAGTTGTGAACGTGGTCGGACTAAAAGGGGAACTAAAGGTGTACCACTATTCCGACTATAAAGAGCGTTTCGAAGAACTGTCTGAGATCTATCTGGATCAAAAACTGGTTAAGATAGAAGGCGTTCGCTATATGAAGGATATGGTGATCCTGAAACTTGCCGGCATTGGTGATCGGACAGAAGCAGAAAAGCATAAGGGTAAGGATCTTTTGATTGAGAAAAAAGATGTGAGGGTGCTTCCGGAAGATACTTATTATATTTATGATCTCATTGGTCTTGCGGTGCAGGATGAAAGCGGAGCATCTTTGGGGTCCCTTTGTGACGTGATTCAGAACAGTTCACAGGATCTTTACGAAATAAAAAAAGAAGATGGCAATAAATTCATGATCCCGGCTGTGGAAGAATTTATTTTGAAGATCGATATGGAAAATAGAGTGATGACCGTCAGATTAATCGAAGGTCTGCTGGAGCTTTAG